The following proteins are encoded in a genomic region of Pseudomonas sp. Os17:
- a CDS encoding MFS transporter, translating into MDVSSCNPQRQRRRAFIGATSGHLIEWYDYGVYGFLALYIGKAFFVSDDPTSSLLASFAAFALSFFIRPLGGLFFGPLADRIGRRRTLITVLVLMAGSTFLLGLLPTYASIGIAAPVILVLIRCVQGFSAGGEIGTITSFIAEYAGPGRRGFATCWLMVTAVLGLLLGGAVANGMTWGLGAQVMQDWGWRIPFLLAGPLGFISLYIRLKLEDSPEFLALVQAGETSKAPLREVWQWKRSIALVFFIITLHSSIFYLVLTFASTYMSNTLKFDSGTTLLYVFVASLSAALVMPLGGAFTDRYGRKPFLMVIGTLATLAMYWFFKTAPNATPATLFWPLMAVAILFGLYASSTYALMSELLPTRIRSTGIAVAYNIPVAVFGGSAPLISTWLIKITGDITAPWYFYVATGVASLIALVVLRKEDFVACAAEHPARQPDAALSLPTVGA; encoded by the coding sequence ATGGACGTGTCCTCTTGCAATCCCCAGCGCCAGCGGCGCCGGGCCTTTATCGGCGCCACCTCCGGCCACTTGATCGAGTGGTACGACTACGGCGTCTACGGCTTTCTGGCGCTGTACATCGGCAAGGCGTTCTTCGTCTCCGATGACCCCACCAGCAGCCTGCTGGCGAGTTTCGCGGCCTTTGCCCTGAGCTTTTTCATCCGGCCCCTGGGCGGCCTGTTCTTCGGCCCGTTGGCGGACCGCATCGGCCGGCGCCGGACCCTGATCACGGTGCTGGTGCTGATGGCCGGCTCGACCTTCCTCCTGGGCCTGTTGCCGACCTACGCCAGCATCGGCATCGCCGCGCCGGTCATCCTGGTGCTGATCCGCTGTGTGCAGGGGTTTTCCGCCGGTGGCGAGATCGGCACCATCACCAGCTTCATTGCCGAATACGCCGGCCCCGGGCGCCGCGGCTTCGCCACTTGCTGGCTGATGGTCACCGCGGTGCTCGGCCTGTTGCTGGGCGGCGCGGTGGCCAACGGCATGACCTGGGGCCTGGGGGCGCAAGTGATGCAGGACTGGGGCTGGCGCATTCCGTTCCTGCTCGCCGGCCCTTTGGGCTTCATTTCCCTGTACATCCGCCTGAAGCTTGAAGACAGCCCGGAGTTCCTCGCCCTGGTGCAGGCCGGAGAGACCTCCAAGGCGCCGCTGCGCGAAGTCTGGCAGTGGAAACGCTCGATTGCCCTGGTGTTTTTCATCATCACCCTGCACAGCTCGATCTTTTACCTGGTGCTGACCTTCGCCTCGACCTACATGTCCAACACCCTCAAGTTCGACAGCGGCACCACCTTGCTCTATGTGTTCGTCGCCAGCCTCTCGGCGGCCCTGGTCATGCCCCTGGGCGGAGCCTTCACCGACCGCTACGGCCGCAAGCCGTTCCTGATGGTGATCGGCACCCTGGCCACCCTGGCCATGTACTGGTTCTTCAAGACCGCGCCCAACGCCACCCCGGCCACGCTGTTCTGGCCGTTGATGGCGGTGGCGATCCTGTTCGGGCTCTATGCGTCGTCGACCTACGCGCTGATGAGCGAACTGCTGCCCACCCGCATCCGCTCCACCGGCATCGCCGTGGCCTACAACATTCCGGTGGCGGTGTTCGGCGGCAGCGCGCCGCTGATTTCCACCTGGCTGATCAAGATCACCGGCGACATCACCGCGCCCTGGTACTTCTACGTGGCCACCGGCGTGGCGTCGCTGATTGCCCTGGTGGTGCTGCGCAAGGAAGACTTCGTTGCCTGTGCCGCGGAGCACCCGGCAAGGCAGCCAGACGCCGCCTTGAGCCTGCCTACCGTCGGCGCATGA
- a CDS encoding amidase, translating into MSALTPSASCGRPPALLELSAVQLAHLIKRKDISPVELVEQSIERCQEIQALCNPIAVELYRCARSAARRAEADVLRGHPLGRLHGVPFSIKEGLGLAGWPQTCGSTLRRQVTASSTATVAQRLISAGGIPVALGNQAEMALWPETDNLLYGRTLNPYRASRTAGGSSGGDAVMVASACVPFALGTDGAGSVRIPAAFNGVFGLKPSRGLVPLSGHLPLDERGREQANAQAVSAHFAAGPLCRHAEDLSEVLQIIAGPDGIDRNIHSRFAPVAEPARLRRVHLYLPERMKWSSPVSEAVSQALNDAGQCLASQGATLHAWQEPGMHNAFFIWLAVLKLEAQVRLADYLGDGQPLSYWQAARASLAGRARHATGPLLATWLDSVGDALGNPGLGRFLAQRDHLQRAFAELFDGHSVLLMPVTPGVAPEHGHALKRPLDVAYCALFNALGLPALSVPMGRLDQGCPVAVQLVAGPGQDALLLDAAVFLQTQFGGWLKPALSHFKG; encoded by the coding sequence ATGTCCGCGCTGACGCCGTCGGCCTCCTGCGGCCGCCCGCCCGCGTTGCTGGAGCTGAGCGCGGTACAACTGGCGCACCTGATCAAGCGCAAGGACATCTCGCCGGTCGAACTGGTGGAACAGTCCATCGAGCGCTGCCAAGAGATCCAGGCCCTGTGCAACCCGATAGCGGTCGAACTCTACCGCTGCGCCCGTAGCGCTGCGCGTCGGGCAGAAGCTGATGTCTTGCGGGGCCACCCCCTGGGACGCTTGCATGGAGTGCCCTTCTCGATCAAGGAAGGCCTGGGGCTCGCGGGGTGGCCACAGACCTGCGGCTCGACCTTGCGTCGGCAGGTTACGGCCTCCTCGACGGCCACGGTTGCCCAGCGCCTGATCAGCGCGGGGGGCATTCCCGTGGCGCTGGGCAACCAGGCGGAGATGGCCCTGTGGCCGGAAACCGACAATCTGCTCTATGGCCGCACGCTCAACCCGTATCGCGCCTCGCGCACCGCCGGAGGCAGCAGCGGCGGCGATGCGGTCATGGTGGCCAGCGCCTGCGTGCCCTTTGCCCTCGGCACCGATGGCGCTGGCTCAGTGCGCATTCCCGCCGCGTTCAATGGGGTCTTCGGTCTCAAGCCATCGCGCGGCCTGGTGCCCTTGAGCGGTCATTTGCCACTGGACGAGCGTGGTCGCGAGCAAGCGAACGCGCAGGCGGTATCCGCTCATTTTGCGGCTGGCCCACTGTGCCGACATGCCGAGGACTTGAGCGAAGTCCTGCAGATCATCGCCGGGCCCGATGGCATCGACCGCAATATCCATTCGCGGTTTGCGCCCGTTGCCGAACCCGCGCGCCTGAGGCGGGTACACCTGTACCTGCCTGAGAGGATGAAATGGAGCAGCCCGGTGTCCGAGGCTGTCTCCCAGGCCTTGAACGACGCCGGGCAATGCCTGGCCAGCCAGGGCGCCACGCTGCATGCCTGGCAGGAACCGGGCATGCACAACGCCTTTTTCATCTGGCTGGCGGTGCTCAAGCTTGAGGCGCAGGTCCGCCTGGCGGACTACCTGGGCGATGGGCAGCCGCTGAGCTATTGGCAGGCAGCCCGCGCCAGCCTTGCAGGGCGTGCGCGACATGCTACGGGGCCGTTGCTGGCGACCTGGCTGGACAGTGTCGGCGACGCCCTGGGCAATCCGGGGCTGGGACGTTTTCTTGCCCAGCGCGATCACTTGCAACGAGCCTTCGCCGAGCTCTTCGACGGCCATAGCGTGCTGCTGATGCCCGTCACGCCAGGCGTCGCGCCGGAACACGGGCATGCCCTCAAGCGCCCCTTAGACGTTGCTTACTGCGCCCTGTTCAACGCCCTGGGCCTGCCGGCCCTCAGCGTGCCAATGGGGCGCCTGGATCAAGGTTGCCCGGTGGCCGTGCAATTGGTCGCCGGACCCGGCCAGGACGCTTTGCTGCTGGACGCCGCAGTATTTCTGCAAACTCAGTTTGGTGGCTGGCTCAAGCCAGCGCTTTCACACTTCAAGGGATAG
- a CDS encoding peroxiredoxin-like family protein encodes MSLKEKLQGAKQQMAEQLPGEILQKFAASLQALVDSGLAAKALKARDKAPLAVLKDPDGQDVDLRQLLDKGPLVLVFYRGLWCPFCNLALSAYQQMVGDLAASGATLVAVSAQTPQSSAKTREALGIRYLLLSDPENRLAKQYGIVFKLEDELDAVYRSLGADLKVFNGSDALTLPMASAFVIGQDGVIRHAFVNVDYSERVEPATLIEAAGR; translated from the coding sequence ATGTCTCTCAAGGAAAAGCTGCAAGGCGCAAAACAGCAGATGGCCGAACAACTGCCGGGCGAGATCCTGCAGAAGTTCGCGGCCTCACTGCAGGCACTGGTCGACAGCGGCCTGGCAGCCAAGGCCCTGAAAGCCCGGGACAAGGCGCCGCTGGCGGTGCTCAAGGACCCGGATGGCCAGGATGTCGACCTGCGCCAGCTGCTCGACAAGGGCCCCCTGGTACTGGTGTTCTACCGCGGCCTGTGGTGCCCGTTCTGCAACCTGGCCTTGAGCGCCTACCAACAGATGGTCGGCGACCTGGCAGCCTCCGGCGCCACCCTGGTCGCGGTATCGGCGCAGACACCGCAATCCTCGGCCAAGACCCGTGAGGCGCTGGGCATTCGCTACTTGCTGCTCAGCGACCCGGAAAACCGCCTGGCCAAGCAATACGGCATCGTCTTCAAGCTTGAGGATGAACTGGACGCGGTCTACCGCTCGCTGGGCGCCGACTTGAAAGTCTTCAACGGCTCGGATGCCCTGACGCTGCCAATGGCCAGCGCCTTCGTGATCGGCCAGGACGGGGTGATTCGCCACGCCTTTGTCAATGTCGACTACTCGGAACGCGTCGAACCCGCGACCCTGATCGAGGCTGCTGGCCGCTAA
- a CDS encoding cation:proton antiporter gives MQTTSATTQQPASPPMGQSAVGSQAEHLTLLFLIQLIVIFSVSRVISWLSTRCLGQTPVAGEILAGLVLGPSLLGYFFPELLHSIFVPQTSTAFIATAQVGLILLMFQVGLEFEFGAHLKGRKRSIIFISLGGLLVPFASGFFSAEFFWLQITGERPPLLAFQLFFATALSITALPILGRIFMELGLSRSRVATLTIGAAAIDDVCGWLILGGVTSIIASNFNVWTSLLRMLALALFIVVVLWQVRPLILRWIIGDLERRPLSAHGISLMLIVLFASAVITNLIGVFSIIGGFIMGVALHTHRPFVAQWNAKVGGLVNAFFLPVFFAYTGLRTDVGSLEGSNALLNCLLVCLVAFASKFFGAYGSSRLLGESPRNSALIGVCMNTRALMELVVLNVGYDLGVLPKEYFTILVIMAIISTFIASPLIRLLTARERLGQPMPIAGNQPAQL, from the coding sequence ATGCAAACCACCAGTGCGACAACCCAACAGCCCGCCAGCCCACCCATGGGGCAATCGGCTGTGGGCTCCCAGGCCGAACACCTGACGTTGCTGTTCCTGATCCAGCTGATCGTGATCTTTTCCGTCAGCCGGGTGATCTCCTGGCTCAGCACCCGCTGCCTGGGACAAACCCCGGTGGCCGGTGAAATCCTTGCAGGCCTGGTGCTGGGCCCAAGCTTGCTGGGGTATTTTTTTCCAGAGCTGTTGCACAGCATCTTCGTGCCGCAGACCTCTACCGCATTCATCGCGACGGCTCAGGTCGGGCTGATTCTGCTGATGTTCCAGGTGGGCCTGGAGTTCGAATTTGGCGCGCACCTCAAAGGCCGCAAGCGTTCGATCATCTTCATCAGTCTTGGGGGCTTGCTGGTGCCCTTCGCCAGCGGCTTTTTCAGCGCCGAATTTTTCTGGCTGCAGATAACCGGTGAGCGGCCTCCGCTGCTGGCCTTTCAACTGTTCTTCGCCACAGCCCTGTCAATCACCGCCCTGCCGATTCTGGGGCGCATTTTCATGGAACTGGGCCTGTCGCGATCACGGGTGGCGACCCTGACCATCGGTGCCGCGGCAATCGACGATGTATGCGGTTGGCTGATCCTGGGCGGCGTGACCTCGATCATTGCCTCGAACTTCAACGTCTGGACCTCGCTCCTGAGGATGCTGGCCCTGGCGCTGTTCATCGTCGTGGTGCTGTGGCAGGTCCGCCCCTTGATCCTGCGCTGGATCATCGGCGACCTGGAGCGTCGGCCCCTGTCGGCACACGGCATTTCACTGATGCTGATCGTGCTCTTTGCCAGCGCCGTCATCACCAACCTGATAGGGGTGTTCTCGATCATTGGCGGCTTCATCATGGGCGTGGCGCTGCATACTCACCGGCCCTTTGTCGCCCAGTGGAACGCCAAGGTCGGCGGCTTGGTCAACGCGTTCTTCCTGCCGGTATTTTTCGCCTATACGGGCCTGCGAACCGACGTAGGTTCGTTGGAGGGCAGTAACGCCCTGCTCAACTGTCTGCTGGTGTGCCTGGTGGCATTTGCCAGCAAGTTCTTCGGGGCCTACGGTTCCAGCCGGCTGCTGGGAGAAAGCCCGCGAAACTCGGCGCTGATCGGGGTCTGCATGAACACCCGCGCCTTGATGGAACTGGTGGTGCTCAACGTCGGTTATGACCTTGGCGTGCTGCCCAAAGAGTACTTCACCATCCTGGTGATCATGGCGATCATCAGCACCTTCATCGCCTCACCGCTGATCCGCCTGCTGACTGCCCGCGAGCGCCTGGGGCAGCCGATGCCGATAGCGGGCAATCAACCCGCCCAGTTGTGA
- a CDS encoding class I SAM-dependent methyltransferase, giving the protein MDTGLLRAIYREITTKQPFIRTPEPELVMEAQPSVASYANSAGQGQALSGTYLYHAAQMCALIKPGDVVLDIGCGPASLLLQVARLNPRAEFVGVDLSRNMLDIARDSIRQQGIDNVELIEDDMSRLGRIGDRSVDVVISSMALHHLASLEQLESTFRNIARVLRNDRAIYLNDFGRLKSTESVDYFVQRASDGADRETLLDYRHSLLAAFSLEEFQTLAASYLGPCAKVYSTALSPLMMVIRTPKRRCVKTMKPEFKRRYAALPASRRADVQQLRLFLRLGGLASAF; this is encoded by the coding sequence ATGGATACGGGATTGCTGCGGGCGATTTACAGAGAAATCACCACTAAACAGCCGTTCATTCGCACACCGGAACCGGAGCTGGTCATGGAGGCCCAGCCCAGCGTTGCGTCCTATGCCAACAGTGCCGGACAGGGCCAGGCCCTCTCTGGAACCTACCTGTATCACGCGGCGCAGATGTGCGCGCTGATCAAGCCCGGGGACGTTGTCCTGGATATCGGCTGCGGGCCCGCCAGCCTGCTGCTGCAGGTGGCGCGACTCAACCCGCGGGCCGAATTCGTGGGGGTCGACCTATCAAGAAACATGCTCGACATCGCCCGGGATTCGATTCGGCAACAAGGCATCGACAACGTTGAATTGATTGAGGACGACATGTCTCGCCTGGGCCGGATCGGCGACCGCAGTGTCGACGTGGTGATTTCCTCCATGGCCCTGCACCACCTGGCGAGCCTGGAACAGCTGGAGTCCACCTTCAGGAACATTGCCCGGGTGCTGCGTAACGATCGCGCCATTTACCTGAATGACTTCGGGCGCCTGAAATCAACCGAATCGGTGGATTATTTCGTTCAGCGCGCCAGCGACGGCGCCGATCGGGAAACCCTGTTGGACTACCGCCACTCGCTGTTGGCGGCCTTCTCCCTGGAAGAGTTCCAGACGCTGGCGGCCAGCTACCTGGGACCTTGCGCCAAGGTCTACAGCACGGCACTGAGCCCATTGATGATGGTGATCCGCACGCCCAAGCGACGCTGCGTCAAGACCATGAAGCCGGAGTTCAAGCGCCGTTATGCCGCGCTGCCAGCCAGCCGCAGGGCCGATGTCCAACAACTGCGCCTGTTCCTGCGGTTGGGAGGGTTGGCCAGTGCTTTCTGA
- a CDS encoding NAD(P)/FAD-dependent oxidoreductase yields MKRIAIMGAGVAGHLAALYFKKRLPGVEVILIGRPDRKRPIVGESTVELTTHFFKGLGLGSLLEEKHYHKYGLTYYLKLRNNPECRNYVVHEAPGVIRMPAYNLNRFSFDRDLRRIVDEHQVQMIEADVSAVDLHQGEHATHLLTLRSDSDAHQQLTADWIVDATGRNRFMAKKLKLHKEPTYQRSTFWFRLKDFDRTLLSNINIHKVKHHCYDPYYVTHHFYGKGYWIWMIPMRSDDGKDMISIGITYRPDMIEQKISTLEQFTDKVMADHPVITELIASGQVVDAHAMYNYMYEAQQYYSTDGWFLLGDAAFTFDPANSAGLAYVAQQIPQIAAMIEKDLHASLTPAYVNCLESHIQAQLALQDTWSKWYEVMDDPFMMGWTLLFANMAYFHVVLPMYMTGDFLDGHQAQQFADLLPRYPRELQPSPLPFACLLQEVRRSNPGLSPEMMPNLYSRTINFDLYKAEHRARPLYAAHYYLRSAALRVRLMKMVKWSATPRHLKLLLRHSCGVVQDLARSLSLRLKPSLFYKYGESPELLKSPFGNDGGFLDLARH; encoded by the coding sequence ATGAAACGTATCGCTATCATGGGGGCCGGCGTTGCCGGTCACCTGGCTGCCCTGTACTTCAAGAAACGCCTCCCCGGAGTCGAGGTCATCCTGATCGGCCGCCCGGATCGAAAGCGCCCGATAGTGGGCGAGTCGACGGTTGAGTTGACCACCCACTTCTTCAAGGGCCTGGGACTGGGCAGCCTGCTGGAGGAGAAGCACTACCACAAGTACGGCCTGACCTATTACCTGAAGCTGCGCAACAACCCGGAATGCCGCAACTATGTGGTGCATGAGGCGCCGGGGGTGATTCGCATGCCGGCCTACAACCTCAACCGGTTCAGTTTCGACCGGGACCTGCGGCGGATCGTCGACGAGCATCAAGTGCAGATGATCGAGGCCGACGTCAGCGCGGTGGACCTGCACCAGGGCGAGCATGCCACTCACCTGCTGACCTTGCGCAGCGACAGCGACGCGCACCAGCAACTGACCGCGGACTGGATCGTCGACGCCACCGGACGCAACCGCTTCATGGCCAAGAAGCTCAAGCTGCACAAGGAACCCACCTACCAGCGCAGCACCTTCTGGTTCCGCCTCAAGGACTTCGACCGCACCCTGCTGTCCAACATCAACATCCACAAGGTCAAGCACCACTGCTACGACCCCTACTACGTCACCCATCACTTCTACGGGAAGGGCTACTGGATCTGGATGATCCCGATGCGCAGCGACGATGGCAAAGACATGATCAGCATCGGCATCACCTACCGCCCGGACATGATCGAGCAGAAGATCAGCACCCTTGAACAGTTCACCGACAAGGTCATGGCCGATCATCCGGTGATCACCGAACTGATCGCCAGCGGCCAGGTGGTCGATGCCCACGCCATGTACAACTACATGTATGAAGCCCAGCAGTACTACTCCACCGACGGCTGGTTCCTGCTCGGCGACGCCGCGTTCACCTTCGATCCGGCCAACAGCGCCGGGCTGGCCTATGTGGCACAGCAGATTCCGCAGATCGCGGCCATGATCGAAAAGGACCTCCATGCCAGCTTGACCCCGGCCTACGTCAACTGCCTGGAGTCTCACATTCAGGCGCAACTGGCGCTGCAGGACACCTGGAGCAAATGGTACGAGGTCATGGACGACCCGTTCATGATGGGCTGGACCCTGTTGTTCGCCAACATGGCCTACTTCCACGTCGTGCTGCCGATGTATATGACCGGCGACTTCCTCGACGGGCACCAGGCCCAGCAGTTTGCCGACCTGCTGCCGCGCTACCCCCGGGAGTTGCAGCCTTCTCCCCTGCCCTTTGCCTGCCTGCTGCAGGAAGTCCGCCGTTCCAACCCGGGCCTGAGCCCGGAGATGATGCCGAACCTGTACTCGCGCACCATCAACTTCGACCTGTACAAAGCCGAACATCGCGCCCGGCCGCTGTATGCCGCGCATTACTACCTGCGTTCGGCCGCACTGCGGGTCCGCCTGATGAAGATGGTCAAGTGGTCAGCGACGCCGCGGCACTTGAAACTGTTGCTGCGCCACAGCTGCGGCGTGGTGCAGGATCTGGCGCGGTCTCTGAGCCTGAGGCTCAAGCCCTCGCTGTTCTACAAATATGGCGAGTCGCCGGAACTGCTGAAGTCGCCCTTTGGCAATGACGGCGGTTTTCTCGATCTGGCCCGCCATTGA
- a CDS encoding DNA alkylation repair protein, whose protein sequence is MSEDTTHLINQGLIETRNLAQCLAVDQTALATAIADQLDESLGQALVAAAQATEKQGISKRVAALGLALGQWLELAAPPARQQAWTLLQAHPSDTVRSWAAFANAYRERNQSLATAIQSQLHFACDSHFGVREWAWIALRPLLSQDLATALPLLRQYALSEDPLIRRFSIEILRPRGVWCEHIAALKNTPELAEPLLIPLLAESQKYPQDSVANWLNDASKTRPDWVRQLFQRYPPDCKASHRIHTRATRSLSH, encoded by the coding sequence ATGAGTGAAGACACCACCCACCTGATCAATCAGGGACTGATCGAGACCCGCAACCTGGCGCAGTGCCTGGCCGTTGACCAGACCGCGCTGGCCACGGCCATTGCCGACCAGCTCGACGAGAGCCTGGGACAGGCGCTGGTCGCCGCCGCCCAGGCAACCGAGAAACAGGGCATTTCGAAAAGAGTCGCCGCCCTGGGGCTGGCTCTCGGGCAATGGCTGGAGCTCGCCGCACCGCCCGCGCGCCAACAGGCCTGGACCCTGTTGCAGGCCCATCCATCGGACACCGTGCGCAGTTGGGCGGCCTTCGCCAATGCCTACCGCGAACGCAATCAATCCCTGGCCACGGCGATCCAGAGCCAGCTGCACTTTGCCTGCGACAGCCACTTCGGCGTGCGCGAATGGGCCTGGATCGCGTTGCGGCCCTTGCTCAGCCAGGACCTTGCGACGGCCCTGCCCCTGCTGCGCCAATACGCGCTCAGCGAAGACCCGCTGATCCGCCGCTTCAGCATTGAGATCCTGCGCCCCCGAGGCGTCTGGTGCGAGCACATCGCCGCCCTCAAGAACACCCCGGAATTAGCCGAGCCGCTACTGATCCCGCTGCTCGCCGAAAGCCAGAAATACCCCCAGGACTCTGTCGCCAACTGGCTCAACGATGCCAGCAAGACGCGCCCGGACTGGGTTCGCCAGCTGTTTCAACGTTACCCACCCGATTGCAAGGCCTCCCACAGGATTCACACCCGGGCTACCCGAAGCCTGTCTCACTAG
- a CDS encoding FAD-binding oxidoreductase, with the protein MLSESTRLQAALEQWRDVLGESQVRLDHAGIAHVQHDTMHSPAYAQAVIAPLSSEQVAACVAIAHRHRIALHPISTGNNWGYGCAATGREHCVVMDLSGMTRILSFDQELSVVTLEPGVTQGALAQYLQERGLPYLTPVTGAGPSCSLLGNALERGYGITPQTDHFQAVLALEAVLPDGQIYRSPLSMGAASPCFKWGVGPYLDGLFSQSGLGIVTQMSLALVRKPQVIQPFYFWIEDPARLGPALEGVRRILEQAQGQVGGINLMNRTRLLTMASEGQGLAGRSGEQLRQAADSLGLPAWMGVGSIYCHPDQHASLKRMIRRELKGFADRSMFKTRRQLSLAHGLLQRLPGSWARRWQRTLEKMLLGVELMEGRPNEVALPLAYSAGAKPPPGPGLNPARDHCGLIWYAPVLPFKKQLIEDFLHAMSEQCQAQDMLCPITLTTLSTRAIDCTVPLLFARSDPQASARAHDCYRQLFQLGKARGIVPYRVPVAFMPLLADRQQPAWQLGARLKHALDPHHLLSPGRYCLPADTRAPLANPEPVACHE; encoded by the coding sequence GTGCTTTCTGAAAGCACCCGCCTGCAGGCCGCCCTGGAGCAGTGGCGCGACGTTCTGGGAGAGTCGCAGGTTCGCCTCGATCACGCCGGCATCGCCCACGTCCAGCACGACACCATGCATTCTCCGGCCTATGCCCAGGCGGTGATCGCGCCCCTTTCCAGCGAGCAAGTGGCGGCCTGTGTGGCCATTGCCCACCGGCACCGCATCGCCTTGCACCCCATCAGTACCGGTAACAACTGGGGCTACGGTTGTGCCGCGACCGGTCGCGAGCACTGCGTCGTCATGGATTTGTCGGGCATGACGCGGATTCTGTCGTTCGACCAGGAGCTCTCAGTCGTCACACTCGAGCCCGGCGTTACCCAAGGCGCGCTGGCGCAATACCTGCAAGAACGTGGCCTGCCCTACCTGACCCCGGTAACCGGCGCCGGTCCCTCTTGCAGCCTGCTGGGCAACGCTCTGGAACGGGGTTACGGGATTACTCCGCAGACCGACCACTTCCAAGCCGTCCTGGCCCTGGAGGCGGTGCTGCCCGACGGCCAGATCTACCGCTCGCCGCTGTCGATGGGAGCCGCCAGTCCGTGTTTCAAATGGGGCGTGGGCCCCTATCTGGACGGCCTGTTCAGCCAGAGCGGGTTGGGCATCGTGACCCAGATGAGCCTCGCCCTGGTGAGAAAACCCCAGGTCATTCAGCCGTTCTATTTCTGGATCGAAGACCCGGCCAGGCTTGGCCCGGCGCTGGAGGGTGTGCGGCGCATCCTCGAACAGGCCCAGGGCCAGGTGGGCGGCATCAACCTCATGAACCGCACTCGCCTGCTGACCATGGCCAGTGAAGGCCAGGGCCTCGCCGGACGCTCCGGCGAACAACTGCGCCAGGCCGCCGATAGCCTGGGGCTGCCGGCCTGGATGGGGGTTGGCTCGATCTATTGCCACCCGGACCAGCACGCATCGCTCAAGCGCATGATCCGGCGCGAACTCAAGGGCTTTGCCGATCGCTCGATGTTCAAGACCCGGCGCCAGTTGAGCCTGGCACACGGCCTGTTGCAGCGGCTGCCGGGGAGTTGGGCGCGGCGCTGGCAGCGGACCCTGGAAAAGATGTTGCTCGGCGTTGAACTGATGGAAGGGCGTCCCAACGAAGTCGCCCTGCCGCTGGCCTACAGCGCCGGAGCCAAACCGCCTCCCGGGCCAGGATTGAACCCCGCGCGCGACCACTGCGGGCTGATCTGGTACGCCCCGGTACTGCCGTTCAAGAAGCAACTGATCGAAGACTTCCTGCACGCCATGAGCGAGCAGTGCCAGGCGCAGGACATGCTCTGCCCGATCACCCTGACCACGCTCTCGACCCGGGCCATTGACTGCACCGTGCCATTGCTGTTTGCACGCAGCGACCCTCAGGCATCCGCACGGGCCCATGACTGCTATCGGCAACTGTTCCAACTGGGCAAGGCTCGGGGGATCGTGCCCTATCGCGTCCCGGTGGCATTCATGCCGTTGCTGGCGGACCGGCAACAACCCGCCTGGCAGCTGGGGGCTCGCCTCAAGCACGCCCTTGATCCCCATCATCTGCTCTCGCCAGGCCGCTACTGCCTGCCTGCCGACACCCGAGCGCCCCTTGCCAACCCCGAGCCGGTAGCCTGCCATGAGTGA